In Dehalococcoidia bacterium, a single window of DNA contains:
- a CDS encoding alpha/beta hydrolase — translation MADEPWSHRSAETNGIRMHYVEQGEGFPVLLLHGFPEFWYSWRFQIPALAAAGFRVIAPDLRGYGDTDVPEGIESYTIHHLVGDLTGLLDALGLEKAVIVGHDWGGIIVWQWALLAPERVERVISLNTPFTNRGSRRPTDAMKLLPDGRFNYILYFQEPGRAEADIGADLERFLESTMRRIAVNDAFITPEVVAAFAAAFRKSGLTGPINYYRNIDRNWELTAYLRGRKVTVPSLMVCAEGDPILKAETAQGMERWVPNLRVETIRECGHWTQQERPEEVNRLIIDFLAELRS, via the coding sequence ATGGCGGACGAGCCGTGGAGCCACAGGTCCGCGGAGACCAACGGCATACGCATGCACTACGTGGAGCAGGGCGAGGGCTTCCCCGTGCTCCTGCTGCACGGCTTCCCCGAATTCTGGTACTCGTGGCGCTTTCAGATCCCCGCGCTCGCGGCTGCCGGCTTCCGCGTCATCGCGCCTGACCTGCGGGGCTACGGCGACACGGACGTCCCCGAGGGTATTGAGTCCTACACCATCCACCACCTCGTCGGCGATCTCACGGGCCTCCTCGACGCCCTCGGCCTCGAGAAGGCGGTCATCGTCGGCCACGACTGGGGCGGCATCATCGTCTGGCAGTGGGCGCTGCTGGCGCCGGAGCGGGTCGAGCGCGTGATCTCGCTCAACACGCCGTTCACCAATCGCGGCTCGCGGCGGCCTACCGACGCCATGAAATTGCTCCCCGACGGCCGCTTCAACTACATCCTCTACTTCCAGGAGCCGGGACGGGCCGAAGCTGATATCGGGGCGGACCTTGAGAGGTTCCTAGAGAGCACGATGCGGCGGATCGCCGTCAACGACGCCTTCATCACCCCGGAAGTGGTGGCGGCGTTCGCGGCCGCCTTCCGCAAGAGCGGCCTCACCGGTCCTATCAACTACTACCGCAACATCGACCGCAACTGGGAGTTGACAGCTTATCTCCGTGGCCGTAAAGTCACCGTGCCGTCGCTGATGGTCTGCGCCGAGGGCGACCCCATCCTCAAGGCCGAGACGGCGCAGGGGATGGAGCGCTGGGTGCCTAACCTCAGGGTGGAGACGATCAGGGAGTGCGGCCACTGGACACAGCAGGAACGCCCGGAGGAGGTCAACCGCCTTATCATCGACTTCCTGGCAGAGTTGCGGTCCTAA